CATACTTCCTTGGTCAGAAGGTCAATCTGCGGGCTTCTGCAGACTTCATACCTGCTGGGGGGAAGCTCTATGTTGATTACTGCTATGCTACAGCCTCTGAGGTCCCCTGGTCCACACCCAGTCATATGGTTGTGGGGAACTTTGGgtgcgtgtctgtgtctgcAGGAACATGTTAATGGGGCTGGGCATGCAGCATGTGAGCAGTTAAACAAGCTTCTCATTTTGCAAACTTCCAAAGGAATGGGCCGATTTAAGCTGCAGCTGTGAAACATTGACATTGCGGTTGTGGATGTTGTCGGTTTTGCACAGCGGTATAAGATTTGAGGCCCTTCTGTTTGTTACTTGGCTCCTACTCCAACTTTAGCTCTGGATTTGTTCGTGTCAGGATGAACTAAATCCTTCTGTCTTTATCAGTTGTATGGTAGAAACCACAGGGATCTTTGAAACCAGAAGTTGTGGGCGTGTCAGCTTTAGCTTCAGAGCTTTCCAGTTGAGTCATGGGCCTTCTGCCCAGGTAAGTCATGCTGTGTGAGTGCTCTGTTCTTCTGGGTGGAACTCCAGATTGGAGACCCCTACCTCATGATAGGACCTATTTGGCACCCCTAGGTATTTCTGCACTGCAGGCTGTTTGTTATGGCCGGGGATCCCAGTGCTACTGCCAAGTCCTGTTCCTACAATCAGCAGGAGGGGAGGTATGAGAGTCTGCCTTCAGTTAGGACTTGGCAGTTGCCTCTGATCCTCAAGCCCCTTATGACCCTGTAGGTGGCAAGATCTCACAGGTCCTGACTCTGTGTGCGACTGCTGTGACTCCAACTGTAACCCATCCAAGGGCAAGAACCAAATGTTTGAGGGTAAGGGCTTTTCTACTCATCTTTTCCACTATCAACATTACAAATACTGATGGTGCTGTGCAGGCTGGTTGCTTGATTAGTTTCCAATTCACTTTTCTCAGGATTCCATAGCAGTGGGTTGTTTGTGTTCAGCAAAAAATCCAGGTCCCTAGGCACTATTCCAGCATCGAACATGTCCTCTCGCCTCACAACATTGGACGTCACTGACAAGAGCAACACATCGAGTGACGATGACTTGGTGTGGCAGAATAACTATGAAGACAAAGGGAAAGAAAAGGTTGAGATTCTTCTGAACAAGGACCTAAACCCTGCGGAAGTGAGTCGGGAGAGGCAGGAGGCTAGCTTCTTGAGAGCATTGATGCCTCCTCAGAGGTTGGAAGGAAGTGTTGATGTGTCTTGTGGTCCAATATCATCCTCAGGGTTATTGGACAAGCTGGCACCTTCCTCAGTgaaggggggggtggaggaTGACTATAGTAACTATGGCCTTGTGTCTGGGGTGGGAGAGGTCATGTTTCTTAGCGATTACTAGGGTCCACAGGGGTGTGGGGGGTAGAGCCATAGGGAGTGttggtgctgaggctgggtgacTGTCTACTCAGTTCTGATGGTAAAACAAACCCACCTCACATTTTCTTCATTTACCTACCAGCTTAGTAATAAAACTCATGTATATTTGTGGTTAATGCTGCATTGAAATCAACCTGTAAATTGGGGAATTTGAACTGGAGCGGCGCCTGAACTTGGAGGTATCAACATGACCCTGAGCTCCAAGTTCAAGATGGTTGTGCTCTTTAGCAAcagaagttaaagctgtagtttatttcttatttttactGTCTATTAGCACTTGCATCTTATTTtcggctcattaaatcagtcgtACGCACACTAATGTCCAAACTCTATCTGTGGACGGGTTGCTGCGCAAAATACCATGTAAGGTGTTATCCACTAATATTGCTGAGAATAACTAGCACTTAACCAGGCTAGCTACTGGGGCCCATTTCATTAAACAGGATTTTTTGCTTAAGTAGACAACttgggatttaaggtagtctggcctaaatgtaagtgaacaaagaaaagccGTTTGAACTGGAATAAATTTAATCCGACAAGTTATTCAGgtaagcaagaaatcttgctttttgaaacGGGTCTCTGGTACTGCTAAATTGCTTTCCGACTTCTTGTACCACTTTCAGAGACTCCTATTGGAAGCATATCAACCGAGAGGGCAGCCTACATAGGAACGTAAAAAAttcacaaacgagaggaggccatttggcccatcaagataatgtggggagaacttaactaatagctcagagctgttaaaatcttatctgacTCTGATTttgaaggaacccagggttttagcctgcactgcactagcaggaagacgattccatactctaactacaccctgtgtaaagaagtgcttcctcagattcattttaaaatgttctcctgctaaattccacttatggccacgagttatagtatttaaactaatataaaagtagccatttggctgaacagcatccagacctgttagaattttatatacctggatcatgttccCCCttggtctcctttgcttgaggctgaacagattcagctcagctaacctcataagacattcttctaagaccaggaattgtTCTCatcgccctacgttgcaccttttccaaggcagcaatgtccttaaggtatggtgaccaaacctgcacacaatattctaggtgggggtCTTACCAAAGAattgtataattgtagcatcacctcccttgatttaaactccacacacctagcgatgtaacccaacatcctattggccttttttcattgcttccccacattggccagagtgggacatggaagcatcaacctACTAAGAGTGACAGGCTAATTGTGGGGCTATTGTGTGTGAAGACAGCAGCAGTGGCTGGCCAGCTTAAGGATGGATCGAGTtaacacatactgtatgtatgatATCACGATGGATCGAGTTTttaatacatactgtatgtctgACATATCGGGATGGTTTTGCGTGTGCAGCAATTCTGTTTGCGATTTTGTTTTGCTCCCACAGTCTGAGCATGTGTGTCAGGTGCCCTGGTGCCTCTGGTTACCTCACTGCAGTAGCATGTCTACAGAACACATTaaccaaggaaaaaaaaaaacagaaaaaataccTTGTAACAGTGTCAGTTTGGTGTGAAGCAGTAACAGAGAATGTATTTTGTTTTCCGTTAAGACTCTGAAGGAGCCGGAACGTGACTGATCTGCAGCCCGAAAGCTGGTTCTGAGAAGCAACCTGTTGCCAGGATCTAACCTGTGACAGCAGTTTGAGTCCAGGTAGTTCTACCATCACACACTCAGGGCGAGCACTCTTCTGCCAGCTTACagtttttggggaaaaaagacTAGGAAAGTTCTGCTTTGGACTGATAGAGTAGGTTGGCTGGATGGCTCTAATATGGTACAATGGGAAGTAAAACTGTAATCAAGTGCCGACATTTGCAGGCATTTTGAAGTAAATTTGGGCAAATAGCTACATGGATTTTCCTACAACCTGATCTTTCACTGCTCCATTCAGGCCTTTTCTAGAGAATTAGTCTGATGCTGCAATGTTACTGAAAACCCAGTATATCATATTTTACTTGACACTTTATGCAAGTCGCATAAGATCACCAACTAGTCAAGATGTAGAAATATGGTGGCATTTACTAACAGTCATTTGTTATAGTACACAATGAAATGATGTTCGCTCCAGATGCTGAAACAGAAATGCTAGTCGACAGCATGGCGTCATAAATAAATAGAAGAAAAATAGttcatgtaaaatacaaaaatatagagaaaaataaaatataaatagcaAATAAGCCTTGATAaagcagcatggactgctgactgtgggagttAGGGTAGTGACTTGGAAATGACGTGTCCCTTCTTGGCAGCTATACAGCAGGTCCTATGTGCTAAACTTGCTAACAGCAGCAAAAGCACCACTGTGAACAAGACCACAGAAAGGTAGAAAAGGTGTCGGCATCTGTGATGATCCTGTGGAACCATTTCATGTGCTGCAGGGGAACAAAGGCAGGAGCAGTTATCTACAGGTAACATCTGCTACTGAGAATAAAATGATGGCCAAGATAGGAAGCAGACAAGGGTCTGACCTAGAGAGAGAGCCAGATCCCGCCTCATCTCCTGCTGCAGCACTGGGTTCCTTAGTATAAACCTTAGCGAGGTGTTGGCGGCTGGGCCTTgtgtgaacctgctggatataGTGTAAAGGCCTTGGGGATCCACTTGGACCTCTGTCACTGTTTTGTTGGCGAGGTTCTGCCCTTCCTGATCATGCCACTCCAGTGTGGCTTCGGGGAATCCCCTGGATGTCAGGAATAGTTCTACTCCACTCCTGGACACCGTGATCTGCACATGTGGCTCACTGTAGAATGCTGAGGAGGACAAAGGCCAGGTCACACAACTGATGTCAGGTCTGGAGAGTAAGTTTCCACTACAGCTGACTGCATCTTGATAGAAGACTTTGCTGAGGTACAGATAGTATTGTGTACAGCACCAGACCAGCTGCTACAGCGGCTTTTGATGAGGGTACACTGCCGATACTGAGGTTCAATCCCACAACTGAGGGACTCATTTTGAACCATGTCCCCCTAAAAGATACAAGGTATGAGAGATGCCAGTA
This portion of the Brienomyrus brachyistius isolate T26 unplaced genomic scaffold, BBRACH_0.4 scaffold118, whole genome shotgun sequence genome encodes:
- the si:ch211-67f13.7 gene encoding zona pellucida sperm-binding protein 3 isoform X3, which produces MNFFTLYVCVTYLSWAFAVRSPGTSVTDSAGRRLGLGPSLWPGFRIPSPVSKRVPPGRFVFLPGVHITCSSSEVVVSVKKRLSSDTKRLRLGRSCVSNGADRLSGDLLFRYPVTACDVVRELGPAHILYRFVLRYSSQKAGVLRHRLECRLNRYHHVHQLAVKPTWRTATSKVLRNQLGGYQIQQMNADWTAPRTSSTYFLGQKVNLRASADFIPAGGKLYVDYCYATASEVPWSTPSHMVVGNFGCMVETTGIFETRSCGRVSFSFRAFQLSHGPSAQVFLHCRLFVMAGDPSATAKSCSYNQQEGRWQDLTGPDSVCDCCDSNCNPSKGKNQMFEGFHSSGLFVFSKKSRSLGTIPASNMSSRLTTLDVTDKSNTSSDDDLVWQNNYEDKGKEKVEILLNKDLNPAETLKEPERD
- the si:ch211-67f13.7 gene encoding zona pellucida sperm-binding protein 3 isoform X1 yields the protein MNFFTLYVCVTYLSWAFAVRSPGTSVTDSAGRRLGLGPSLWPGFRIPSPVSKRVPPGRFVFLPGVHITCSSSEVVVSVKKRLSSDTKRLRLGRSCVSNGADRLSGDLLFRYPVTACDVVRELGPAHILYRFVLRYSSQKAGVLRHRLECRLNRYHHVHQLAVKPTWRTATSKVLRNQLGGYQIQQMNADWTAPRTSSTYFLGQKVNLRASADFIPAGGKLYVDYCYATASEVPWSTPSHMVVGNFGCMVETTGIFETRSCGRVSFSFRAFQLSHGPSAQVFLHCRLFVMAGDPSATAKSCSYNQQEGRWQDLTGPDSVCDCCDSNCNPSKGKNQMFEGFHSSGLFVFSKKSRSLGTIPASNMSSRLTTLDVTDKSNTSSDDDLVWQNNYEDKGKEKVEILLNKDLNPAEVSRERQEASFLRALMPPQRLEGSVDVSCGPISSSGLLDKLAPSSVKGGVEDDYSNYGLVSGVGEVMFLSDY
- the si:ch211-67f13.7 gene encoding zona pellucida sperm-binding protein 3 isoform X2, whose product is MDFWLLADWAFAVRSPGTSVTDSAGRRLGLGPSLWPGFRIPSPVSKRVPPGRFVFLPGVHITCSSSEVVVSVKKRLSSDTKRLRLGRSCVSNGADRLSGDLLFRYPVTACDVVRELGPAHILYRFVLRYSSQKAGVLRHRLECRLNRYHHVHQLAVKPTWRTATSKVLRNQLGGYQIQQMNADWTAPRTSSTYFLGQKVNLRASADFIPAGGKLYVDYCYATASEVPWSTPSHMVVGNFGCMVETTGIFETRSCGRVSFSFRAFQLSHGPSAQVFLHCRLFVMAGDPSATAKSCSYNQQEGRWQDLTGPDSVCDCCDSNCNPSKGKNQMFEGFHSSGLFVFSKKSRSLGTIPASNMSSRLTTLDVTDKSNTSSDDDLVWQNNYEDKGKEKVEILLNKDLNPAEVSRERQEASFLRALMPPQRLEGSVDVSCGPISSSGLLDKLAPSSVKGGVEDDYSNYGLVSGVGEVMFLSDY
- the LOC125727776 gene encoding CD276 antigen-like, with the protein product MTAIGYMYSPVGVVLVTLALTTSVSGHFEITVPIEPQLAVFGHFMVLSCSFPVGPGSLDSASLIVTWQRGLEVVHSFYHSQDQLDRQSRRYANRTHLYLSQLHQGNASLRLDNVSPEDTGYYSCSVSTMMGSQKKTFLVEFAAFYSEPHVQITVSRSGVELFLTSRGFPEATLEWHDQEGQNLANKTVTEVQVDPQGLYTISSRFTQGPAANTSLRFILRNPVLQQEMRRDLALSLAHEMVPQDHHRCRHLFYLSVVLFTVVLLLLLASLAHRTCCIAAKKGHVISKSLP